In Anomaloglossus baeobatrachus isolate aAnoBae1 chromosome 3, aAnoBae1.hap1, whole genome shotgun sequence, one genomic interval encodes:
- the MTCL3 gene encoding microtubule cross-linking factor 3 isoform X3, producing the protein MELRTQLENNDRNWKMEKMEMLERFDTERKEWECQWKMMQRKIEELYQEVRLRREKNLNGAEDRLEEKRLPFSIPFSPDEPTKTANVERQNDVVCMKSDRSDRIWLNDYPHAKIEKAEIKIPSQNRHVSSAESEKSIAQRMSKTENDTLNDALKEIARVSEELCKYQEEIQTRTICKKAVSDSAVGESRRNLHVKTPRNPAPCPRASPNKQKDFVSSKIVSSFTAEQSQLKKKDEGSLETQDTSFPSLNFSWPLSNSLFQDKIPVINENLVPIKSEKVSTDIELLNNDGDLCHLEWLCGIGTLEDGDFTESLFNSFTDINHFTPEMNKQNLSMSQNHFFNSDGLYPEVIMLGHSTVGSAYSYGNTIKNGKLAAKIDEFNRVVFKAGKGNAISHDDMPRDLALDIDEEYFSPPVSQHLTTGKTITKPLTVPEIREPPCTISTSYNGGKVEKPRVQQHQQTNGPLTTSSYKNTLQQHNWKGINLSGRPRSADSRSNYGVVEKLLKSYETKVTAPVCHSKPSVSKWTQSDFLLTDNCSDTLTQYLEMLHLEQTANVLQNDIHWYPHQDSSNLRLPEVSRTSSSDKGFSRPARPANRRPPSRWASARSPSVPAPTRRATH; encoded by the exons ATGGAACTTAGGACCCAGCTAGAGAACAATGACCGCAACTggaaaatggagaagatggagatgctGGAAAGGTTTGACACTGAAAGAAAAGAGTGGGAGTGCCAGTGGAAGATGATGCAGAGAAAAATAGAGGAG ctGTATCAGGAAGTCAGATTAAGAAGGGAGAAGAACTTGAATGGCGCTGAAGACAGACTGGAGGAAAAAAGGCTGCCGTTCTCTATCCCGTTTTCACCAGATGAACCTACTAAAACAGCAAATGTAGAAAGACAGAATGACGTGGTCTGCATGAAATCTGACAGAAGTGACAGAATATGGCTTAATGACTATCCCCATGCCAAGATAGAGAAGGCGGAAATCAAGATACCTAGTCAGAATCGCCACGTCAGCAGCGCGGAATCTGAAAAGAGCATTGCCCAGAGAATGTCCAAGACAGAAAATGACACCCTAAATGAT GCATTAAAAGAGATCGCCAGGGTAAGCGAAGAACTGTGTAAATACCAGGAAGAAATCCAGACAAGAACCATCTGCAAAAA AGCTGTGTCAGATTCAGCAGTTGGAGAATCCAGGAGAAATCTTCATGTGAAGACACCAAGAAATCCTGCACCTTGTCCCAGAGCATCGCCAAACAAACAAAAGGACTTTGTAAGCAGCAAAATCGTCTCATCTTTCACTGCCGAACAGTCACAACTTAAAAAAAAAGATGAGGGGTCTTTGGAGACTCAAGACACATCATTTCCTTCCTTAAATTTTTCATGGCCTTTGTCGAACTCTTTGTTTCAGGATAAAATTCCAGTGATAAATGAAAATCTCGTTCCTATCAAAAGCGAAAAAGTCTCTACTGACATTGAACTACTCAACAACGATGGAGATCTTTGCCACCTGGAATGGTTATGTGGTATCGGAACACTTGAAGATGGAGATTTTACTGAGTCTTTGTTTAATAGTTTTACAGATATTAATCACTTTACTCCAGAGATGAACAAACAAAATCTTTCAATGTCACAGAATCACTTTTTTAACTCCGATGGTTTATATCCTGAAGTGATCATGTTAGGACATTCTACCGTAGGCTCTGCTTATAGCTATGGAAATACAATaaagaatggaaaattagctgcaaAGATTGATGAGTTTAACAGAGTAGTATTTAAAGCTGGCAAAGGAAATGCAATTAGCCATGATGACATGCCAAGGGATCTGGCACTGGATATAGATGAAGAATATTTTAGTCCCCCGGTATCCCAACATTTAACTACTGGAAAAACCATTACCAAGCCACTTACTGTACCTGAGATAAGGGAGCCACCTTGTACAATCAGCACATCCTATAATGGTGGCAAAGTGGAGAAACCTAGAGTCCAACAACATCAGCAGACAAATGGTCCTCTTACTACGAGTAGCTACAAGAACACTCTACAACAACACAACTGGAAAGGTATCAATTTGTCAGGACGACCACGGTCAGCAGACTCTAGATCCAACTATGGGGTTGTGGAAAAGCTTCTAAAAAGCTATGAGACCAAAGTGACTGCTCCTGTTTGTCATTCTAAACCATCTGTTAGCAAATGGACACAGTCAGACTTCCTCCTGACCGATAACTGTTCTGACACACTGACTCAATATTTGGAGATGCTTCACCTTGAACAAACCGCAAATGTTCTCCAGAATGACATTCACTGGTATCCGCATCAAGACTCCTCAAACCTAAGGCTGCCTGAG
- the MTCL3 gene encoding microtubule cross-linking factor 3 isoform X2 has product MWNENENMPKLCNSHRYQGRYGTCHLSGSSSKVKDRDRSRSPFKNSATNTKALSNSGGQDNTLGFREQNLQLKKKCDDLRRRHRKEREAWIKEKDGLLKEVTELKAGENRGNLLELKAVLEVIQTEQRREEKKWTDFLLQFLNDRCGWEIERIELKQYISKLEDPSTKTCANQGTPNNPGAAQTQKSEQEQLLEDKTAAVMELRTQLENNDRNWKMEKMEMLERFDTERKEWECQWKMMQRKIEELYQEVRLRREKNLNGAEDRLEEKRLPFSIPFSPDEPTKTANVERQNDVVCMKSDRSDRIWLNDYPHAKIEKAEIKIPSQNRHVSSAESEKSIAQRMSKTENDTLNDALKEIARVSEELCKYQEEIQTRTICKKAVSDSAVGESRRNLHVKTPRNPAPCPRASPNKQKDFVSSKIVSSFTAEQSQLKKKDEGSLETQDTSFPSLNFSWPLSNSLFQDKIPVINENLVPIKSEKVSTDIELLNNDGDLCHLEWLCGIGTLEDGDFTESLFNSFTDINHFTPEMNKQNLSMSQNHFFNSDGLYPEVIMLGHSTVGSAYSYGNTIKNGKLAAKIDEFNRVVFKAGKGNAISHDDMPRDLALDIDEEYFSPPVSQHLTTGKTITKPLTVPEIREPPCTISTSYNGGKVEKPRVQQHQQTNGPLTTSSYKNTLQQHNWKGINLSGRPRSADSRSNYGVVEKLLKSYETKVTAPVCHSKPSVSKWTQSDFLLTDNCSDTLTQYLEMLHLEQTANVLQNDIHWYPHQDSSNLRLPEVSRTSSSDKGFSRPARPANRRPPSRWASARSPSVPAPTRRATH; this is encoded by the exons ATGTGGAATGAAAATGAGAACATGCCAAAGTTATGTAACAGCCACAGATACCAGGGCAGGTATGGGACTTGTCATTTGTCCGGGAGCAGCAGTAAGGTAAAGGATAGAGACAGAAGTCGCAGCCCTTTCAAGAACAGTGCCACCAACACTAAAGCCCTCTCGAATAGTGGTGGCCAAGATAATACCTTGGGATTTCGCGAGCAGAATCTGCAGTTAAAGAAGAAATGTGACGATCTCAGGAGACGTCACAGGAAGGAACGGGAAGCGTGGATAAAGGAGAAGGATGGACTGTTGAAGGAAGTTACAGAGTTAAAA GCAGGTGAAAACAGGGGCAATTTACTTGAGCTGAAGGCTGTTTTGGAAGTGATTCAGACAGAACagaggagagaagaaaaaaaatggactgacTTTCTCCTGCAGTTTCTCAATGATCGATGTGGGTGGGAGATTGAACGGATAGAGCTGAAGCAGTACATCTCCAAG CTAGAAGATCCCTCTACCAAGACATGTGCCAATCAGGGCACTCCTAACAACCCAGGAGCTGCACAGACACAGAAATCAGAACAAGAACAGTTACTCGAAGATAAGACTGCTGCAGTTATGGAACTTAGGACCCAGCTAGAGAACAATGACCGCAACTggaaaatggagaagatggagatgctGGAAAGGTTTGACACTGAAAGAAAAGAGTGGGAGTGCCAGTGGAAGATGATGCAGAGAAAAATAGAGGAG ctGTATCAGGAAGTCAGATTAAGAAGGGAGAAGAACTTGAATGGCGCTGAAGACAGACTGGAGGAAAAAAGGCTGCCGTTCTCTATCCCGTTTTCACCAGATGAACCTACTAAAACAGCAAATGTAGAAAGACAGAATGACGTGGTCTGCATGAAATCTGACAGAAGTGACAGAATATGGCTTAATGACTATCCCCATGCCAAGATAGAGAAGGCGGAAATCAAGATACCTAGTCAGAATCGCCACGTCAGCAGCGCGGAATCTGAAAAGAGCATTGCCCAGAGAATGTCCAAGACAGAAAATGACACCCTAAATGAT GCATTAAAAGAGATCGCCAGGGTAAGCGAAGAACTGTGTAAATACCAGGAAGAAATCCAGACAAGAACCATCTGCAAAAA AGCTGTGTCAGATTCAGCAGTTGGAGAATCCAGGAGAAATCTTCATGTGAAGACACCAAGAAATCCTGCACCTTGTCCCAGAGCATCGCCAAACAAACAAAAGGACTTTGTAAGCAGCAAAATCGTCTCATCTTTCACTGCCGAACAGTCACAACTTAAAAAAAAAGATGAGGGGTCTTTGGAGACTCAAGACACATCATTTCCTTCCTTAAATTTTTCATGGCCTTTGTCGAACTCTTTGTTTCAGGATAAAATTCCAGTGATAAATGAAAATCTCGTTCCTATCAAAAGCGAAAAAGTCTCTACTGACATTGAACTACTCAACAACGATGGAGATCTTTGCCACCTGGAATGGTTATGTGGTATCGGAACACTTGAAGATGGAGATTTTACTGAGTCTTTGTTTAATAGTTTTACAGATATTAATCACTTTACTCCAGAGATGAACAAACAAAATCTTTCAATGTCACAGAATCACTTTTTTAACTCCGATGGTTTATATCCTGAAGTGATCATGTTAGGACATTCTACCGTAGGCTCTGCTTATAGCTATGGAAATACAATaaagaatggaaaattagctgcaaAGATTGATGAGTTTAACAGAGTAGTATTTAAAGCTGGCAAAGGAAATGCAATTAGCCATGATGACATGCCAAGGGATCTGGCACTGGATATAGATGAAGAATATTTTAGTCCCCCGGTATCCCAACATTTAACTACTGGAAAAACCATTACCAAGCCACTTACTGTACCTGAGATAAGGGAGCCACCTTGTACAATCAGCACATCCTATAATGGTGGCAAAGTGGAGAAACCTAGAGTCCAACAACATCAGCAGACAAATGGTCCTCTTACTACGAGTAGCTACAAGAACACTCTACAACAACACAACTGGAAAGGTATCAATTTGTCAGGACGACCACGGTCAGCAGACTCTAGATCCAACTATGGGGTTGTGGAAAAGCTTCTAAAAAGCTATGAGACCAAAGTGACTGCTCCTGTTTGTCATTCTAAACCATCTGTTAGCAAATGGACACAGTCAGACTTCCTCCTGACCGATAACTGTTCTGACACACTGACTCAATATTTGGAGATGCTTCACCTTGAACAAACCGCAAATGTTCTCCAGAATGACATTCACTGGTATCCGCATCAAGACTCCTCAAACCTAAGGCTGCCTGAG